In Anaerobacillus isosaccharinicus, one genomic interval encodes:
- the brnQ gene encoding branched-chain amino acid transport system II carrier protein, translating into MKTKDTLLIGLMLFALFFGAGNLIYPPFLGMESGTSFWIAITGFIITGVGLPILAIAAIALVKDGAEGLASRVHPIFSFVFISTVYLAIGPLFAIPRGATVAFEIGLKPFVQGGSIDSIALLLFTVIFFGFVYIISLNPTKMVDRVGQWLTPALLLAIVSLAVASFLKLEAPAQDVSEKYASSPFFTGFIEGYLTMDTIASLAFGIIVINAIKAKGVETHKDIMRHTIKAGMIAGVGLAFVYVAIGIMGVKMASYGTFENGSSILSSGAELLFGPSGKLLLGFIVLLACFTTCIGLTIACSQYVTKWTTKISYKTTVTVIVLFSLFVSNLGLNQIITLSIPVLVMVYPITIVLVMLAFLNRFFNGAQLVYCGAIILTLIVSTIEGLAMYGLKINGLQTLIEKLPFFQLGLAWVVPALIGGIVGYILERYTNKKPLDTKTKHVA; encoded by the coding sequence TTGAAAACAAAAGACACATTACTTATCGGACTTATGTTATTTGCTTTATTTTTTGGGGCTGGAAACCTAATTTATCCACCATTTTTAGGAATGGAGTCAGGAACATCATTTTGGATTGCCATAACTGGTTTTATCATTACTGGAGTTGGCTTGCCGATCCTAGCTATTGCTGCTATTGCACTGGTGAAAGATGGAGCTGAAGGTTTGGCTAGTCGTGTTCATCCAATCTTTAGTTTCGTATTTATATCAACGGTTTATCTAGCAATTGGGCCATTATTTGCTATTCCTCGTGGTGCTACAGTTGCCTTTGAAATTGGACTGAAACCTTTTGTTCAAGGTGGGTCTATTGATTCAATTGCATTACTTCTGTTTACGGTGATATTCTTTGGGTTTGTATACATTATCAGTTTAAATCCGACGAAAATGGTTGATCGCGTTGGTCAATGGTTAACTCCAGCTTTACTACTTGCTATTGTTTCGTTAGCGGTAGCCAGTTTCTTAAAGCTAGAAGCTCCTGCTCAAGACGTTAGTGAAAAGTATGCTTCATCACCGTTTTTTACTGGTTTCATTGAAGGGTACCTTACGATGGATACAATTGCTTCTCTTGCATTTGGAATTATCGTGATTAATGCTATTAAAGCTAAAGGTGTTGAAACCCACAAGGATATCATGAGGCATACAATAAAGGCAGGAATGATTGCTGGAGTTGGCCTAGCTTTCGTTTATGTTGCAATTGGAATAATGGGCGTAAAAATGGCTAGCTATGGAACATTCGAAAATGGAAGTTCAATTCTCTCAAGTGGTGCTGAGCTTCTCTTTGGCCCAAGTGGAAAATTACTTTTAGGTTTTATTGTACTCCTTGCATGCTTTACAACATGTATTGGATTAACAATAGCGTGTAGTCAATACGTGACGAAATGGACGACAAAAATTAGCTACAAAACTACGGTAACTGTAATCGTTCTTTTTAGTTTATTTGTCTCAAATTTAGGGTTAAACCAAATTATAACATTATCTATTCCTGTACTTGTTATGGTGTATCCAATAACAATTGTATTGGTTATGCTAGCTTTCTTAAATCGCTTTTTTAATGGTGCACAACTAGTCTATTGTGGCGCAATTATCCTCACCTTAATAGTGAGCACGATAGAAGGCTTAGCTATGTATGGTCTGAAGATTAATGGTTTGCAAACATTAATTGAAAAATTGCCATTTTTTCAATTAGGATTGGCTTGGGTAGTCCCAGCCCTTATCGGTGGGATTGTAGGGTACATTCTTGAAAGATACACTAACAAAAAACCATTAGATACAAAAACCAAACACGTAGCTTAA
- a CDS encoding polysaccharide deacetylase family protein: MYDLKDERWVKNVQKLNGAGKKVVLTFDDGPSRQLPEILAILKEKNVVAHFFWLSKLLYPERPWIKVLEEGHKIGSHTKNHKNLIRLTYEKQYRQIKNSVKKIEAITGVKVRYFRPPFGQYNENTLDILAKLEVIPVMWEISSYDWEHKASPERIVDNVVSYARDGSIILLHETKQTVIALPKIIDGLRRRGFEFSLIE; this comes from the coding sequence GTGTACGATCTAAAAGATGAACGATGGGTTAAAAATGTACAAAAATTAAATGGCGCTGGAAAAAAAGTAGTATTAACGTTTGATGATGGGCCAAGTCGACAACTACCTGAAATTTTGGCGATTTTAAAAGAGAAAAATGTAGTGGCTCACTTCTTTTGGCTATCGAAGCTTTTATATCCAGAAAGACCGTGGATAAAAGTATTAGAAGAAGGTCATAAGATAGGTTCACATACTAAAAATCACAAGAATTTAATAAGGTTAACTTATGAAAAGCAGTATCGACAAATTAAAAATAGTGTGAAAAAAATTGAAGCAATTACAGGGGTGAAGGTTCGCTATTTCCGTCCGCCCTTTGGTCAATATAACGAAAATACACTGGATATTTTAGCTAAGTTAGAGGTCATTCCTGTTATGTGGGAAATTTCTTCTTATGATTGGGAGCACAAAGCGAGTCCAGAGAGGATTGTTGATAATGTAGTAAGTTATGCAAGAGATGGCTCAATCATCCTTCTTCATGAAACGAAGCAAACCGTTATAGCACTACCGAAAATTATTGACGGCTTAAGAAGAAGAGGTTTTGAATTTTCATTAATAGAGTAG
- a CDS encoding DUF421 domain-containing protein, which produces MTVVEMIIRTTISFLILYILCRFLNKKLIAQMTFFDFVAGITIGSVVASSMLMKDVPIYIGMFGLLLFCFYTFISSIVAMKSLWGRKVLEDEPTYLIKDGQILEEGLKKVRMTMDALLTTLRKKGYFYVDQIETAMMEMDGTVSILAKPPYLRAMKKDVFNVQPSRGIAQAFIIDGKILSKSLNILGKDTNWVEQILQENNISSINDVFFAQIDQQGTIYIDKREDISK; this is translated from the coding sequence ATGACTGTAGTTGAGATGATCATCAGAACAACCATAAGTTTCTTAATTTTGTACATATTATGCCGGTTTCTAAACAAAAAATTAATTGCCCAAATGACATTTTTTGACTTTGTTGCAGGAATAACAATTGGTTCAGTTGTGGCAAGTTCCATGTTAATGAAAGATGTTCCTATTTATATTGGGATGTTTGGATTACTATTATTTTGTTTTTATACATTTATAAGTAGTATTGTTGCCATGAAGAGCTTATGGGGAAGAAAAGTTTTAGAAGATGAACCTACATATCTGATCAAAGATGGCCAAATCCTCGAAGAAGGACTGAAAAAAGTAAGAATGACGATGGATGCACTGCTTACGACTTTACGAAAAAAGGGATATTTCTATGTAGATCAAATTGAAACTGCTATGATGGAGATGGATGGAACCGTATCAATCCTTGCAAAACCTCCTTATTTACGTGCGATGAAAAAAGATGTATTTAATGTTCAGCCGAGTCGAGGAATAGCCCAAGCTTTTATTATTGATGGAAAAATTCTTTCGAAAAGTTTAAATATTTTAGGAAAAGACACTAATTGGGTCGAGCAAATATTACAGGAAAACAATATTTCTTCTATTAATGATGTATTCTTTGCCCAAATAGACCAGCAAGGTACAATATATATTGATAAACGAGAAGATATAAGCAAATAA
- a CDS encoding pseudouridine synthase: MRINKYISLTGFCSRRETERLIEAGRITINHVVCEHNDTVEPGDLVLIDGKTIEGKKENVYIILNKPAGITCTANKGVQSNLIDYINYPDRIFAVGRLDKASDGLLLMTNDGDIVNQILRTENNHEKEYLVTVDRLVTDEFVQGMSAGVDILDTTTKPCHMSRISDFQFRIILTQGLNRQIRRMCKVFGYRVERLHRVRIMNIKIGDLPVGDWRYLTANELRELIALLD; this comes from the coding sequence ATGAGAATTAACAAGTATATTAGCTTAACTGGTTTTTGTTCAAGGAGAGAGACCGAACGCCTAATTGAGGCTGGAAGAATCACAATTAATCATGTCGTTTGCGAACATAATGATACAGTTGAGCCGGGAGATCTTGTTCTAATTGATGGCAAGACGATCGAAGGCAAAAAAGAAAATGTCTATATTATCTTAAATAAACCTGCTGGAATTACATGTACAGCAAATAAAGGTGTTCAAAGTAATTTAATTGACTATATAAATTATCCTGATCGAATTTTTGCTGTTGGAAGATTAGATAAAGCATCAGATGGTTTGTTGTTAATGACAAATGATGGAGATATCGTAAATCAAATTCTCCGTACTGAGAATAATCATGAAAAAGAGTATTTAGTTACCGTTGATCGACTAGTTACGGATGAATTTGTTCAAGGCATGTCTGCAGGGGTTGACATCCTAGATACGACAACAAAGCCATGTCACATGAGTCGGATTAGTGATTTTCAATTTCGAATTATTTTAACTCAAGGTCTTAATCGACAAATCCGGAGAATGTGTAAAGTTTTTGGTTATAGAGTAGAGCGCCTTCACCGTGTTCGGATTATGAATATAAAAATAGGTGACCTACCTGTAGGAGACTGGCGCTATTTAACCGCCAATGAACTTCGTGAACTCATCGCATTACTGGATTAG
- a CDS encoding L,D-transpeptidase family protein, producing the protein MIHTHVVKQGETLITISEDYRIPVQTIISENQISNPNLIYVGQRLSIPGVPDPNLISYSIIVSISNRNLTLLKHESVVKTYPIAVGRILHGTPIGEFVVINKAPNPGGAFGTMWMSLSKKHYGIHGTNDPSSIGKAVSKGCIRMFNDDVNELASTIPIGTRVIIRP; encoded by the coding sequence ATGATTCATACGCATGTTGTTAAACAAGGCGAGACACTAATAACTATATCTGAGGATTATCGTATTCCTGTTCAAACAATCATTTCAGAAAACCAAATTAGTAATCCTAATTTAATTTATGTTGGTCAGCGTCTATCAATTCCAGGGGTGCCAGACCCTAATTTAATATCCTACTCCATCATTGTCTCGATAAGCAATCGCAATCTTACATTACTTAAACATGAATCGGTGGTAAAAACGTATCCGATTGCGGTGGGCAGGATTCTTCATGGAACTCCGATTGGTGAGTTTGTTGTAATTAATAAGGCACCAAACCCAGGTGGGGCATTTGGAACAATGTGGATGTCGCTTTCGAAAAAACATTATGGGATCCATGGAACGAATGATCCTTCCTCAATCGGAAAAGCAGTCTCAAAGGGCTGTATTAGAATGTTTAATGATGATGTGAACGAACTTGCAAGCACAATCCCTATTGGGACGCGGGTCATAATCCGTCCATAA
- a CDS encoding DEAD/DEAH box helicase has protein sequence MMLFPPFEVIEWLNSQFENDNDAWGHRYPLARECAFRREEEERIAQKKRLLYIEIENTAAKTIDEDFEVFYLFVRNNVACKLANDIKDNPKYSTVEEPYMIEEKLVEQGKFDTSKYTTMGTFFQELTGSVHKLYQWEYETYKSRYKTLLDQYVDDLVANWILDKLSPTVLKQYEELMEEELTVKTLRPILGDYVKALQSDYFLELEKEYVEDLVRLASIPFEITIHQQQYDEDLEGRERRKQEELAEIQRLKEEEARMVEDIFGREYSPSTGRNIRYVLHIGETNTGKTHHALEQMKKAKTGLYLAPLRLLALEVYEKLNKEGVPCGLKTGEEEKEVEGANHLSCTVEMFHEKSFFDIVVIDEAQMIADKDRGFSWYKAITKANATEVHIIGSWNAREMIVQLLGNSQIEIHEYTRDIPLVVEKKEFNIKHTKKGDALVCFSRRRVLETASKLENDGHSVSMIYGSMPPETRQKQIDRFNMRETTVIVATDAIGMGLNLPIRRIVFLENEKFDGTRRRRLTSQEIKQIAGRAGRKGIYDVGKVAFTKDIRTMERLLEQEDILISTFAIAPTSSIFERFQKYHRDLSKFFELWYKFESPKGTKKASLSEERELYATIRDTEVEGRLSMMDLYGFLHLPFSKKDPELIKQWRETMFAIVKGKDLPEPITKEGTLEELELSYKALGLHLLFLYRLGRGTEAIYWERLRAKISDHVHERLKTDVKALTKKCRSCGKILPWDFHFPICDACHAHKKRRHDHYYEGYQ, from the coding sequence ATGATGCTATTTCCGCCCTTTGAGGTAATAGAATGGCTAAATAGTCAATTTGAAAACGACAATGATGCGTGGGGTCACAGATATCCATTAGCAAGAGAGTGTGCTTTTAGGCGAGAGGAAGAAGAACGAATCGCTCAGAAAAAGCGTTTGCTTTACATTGAAATAGAAAACACGGCTGCAAAGACTATTGACGAAGATTTTGAGGTCTTTTATTTATTTGTTCGTAATAATGTTGCCTGTAAGTTAGCTAATGATATTAAAGATAATCCTAAATATTCCACAGTCGAAGAACCTTATATGATTGAAGAAAAGTTAGTAGAGCAAGGGAAATTTGATACTTCAAAATATACAACGATGGGAACGTTCTTCCAGGAGCTCACCGGGTCTGTTCATAAGCTATATCAATGGGAATATGAAACGTATAAATCTCGTTATAAGACTCTGTTAGATCAATATGTTGATGATCTTGTTGCTAACTGGATTTTAGACAAGCTTTCACCTACAGTATTAAAACAATACGAAGAACTAATGGAAGAAGAACTGACAGTAAAGACACTGCGACCCATTTTGGGTGATTACGTAAAGGCATTACAATCAGATTATTTCTTGGAATTGGAAAAGGAGTATGTAGAGGACTTAGTAAGATTGGCAAGCATTCCATTTGAGATAACCATTCATCAACAACAATATGATGAAGATTTAGAAGGAAGAGAGAGAAGAAAACAAGAGGAATTAGCTGAAATTCAGCGCTTGAAGGAAGAAGAAGCGCGAATGGTAGAAGATATTTTTGGACGCGAATACAGTCCCTCTACGGGGAGAAATATTCGTTACGTTCTTCATATTGGTGAAACGAATACAGGAAAAACGCACCACGCCTTAGAACAAATGAAAAAAGCCAAAACAGGTCTATACTTAGCGCCATTACGACTTTTAGCACTTGAAGTGTATGAAAAGCTTAATAAAGAAGGAGTTCCTTGTGGTCTGAAGACAGGAGAAGAGGAAAAAGAAGTAGAAGGAGCAAATCACCTTTCCTGTACCGTAGAGATGTTTCATGAAAAATCGTTTTTTGACATTGTTGTCATTGACGAAGCCCAAATGATTGCTGATAAGGATCGAGGCTTTTCTTGGTACAAAGCGATTACAAAGGCTAACGCCACTGAAGTTCATATTATTGGCAGCTGGAATGCTCGGGAAATGATCGTTCAGCTCCTAGGTAATTCACAAATTGAAATCCATGAATACACTCGAGATATCCCACTTGTTGTTGAGAAAAAAGAATTTAACATTAAGCACACGAAAAAAGGCGATGCCCTTGTTTGTTTTTCAAGAAGGCGTGTCCTTGAAACTGCTTCAAAGCTTGAAAATGATGGGCACTCTGTCAGTATGATTTATGGAAGCATGCCCCCTGAAACAAGGCAAAAGCAAATTGATCGATTTAATATGAGGGAAACAACTGTAATCGTAGCCACAGATGCTATAGGAATGGGCTTAAATTTACCGATCCGGCGGATTGTATTCTTGGAAAATGAAAAATTTGACGGGACACGTAGGCGCAGGTTAACTTCACAAGAAATCAAGCAAATTGCTGGGCGGGCTGGTCGTAAAGGAATTTATGATGTTGGAAAAGTTGCTTTTACGAAGGATATTCGAACAATGGAACGATTATTAGAACAAGAGGATATTCTGATTTCTACGTTTGCCATTGCACCTACAAGCTCTATTTTTGAACGATTTCAGAAATATCATCGTGATCTTAGTAAGTTCTTTGAGCTCTGGTATAAGTTTGAAAGTCCAAAAGGTACAAAAAAAGCTTCACTTTCTGAAGAACGAGAACTATACGCAACGATTCGGGATACAGAAGTAGAAGGACGGCTTTCGATGATGGACTTGTACGGATTTTTACATCTGCCATTTTCGAAAAAAGATCCTGAGCTAATTAAACAATGGCGAGAAACGATGTTTGCCATTGTTAAAGGAAAGGACCTTCCTGAACCGATAACAAAAGAAGGGACGCTTGAAGAGTTGGAGCTGTCCTATAAAGCTTTGGGATTGCATTTATTATTTTTGTATCGATTAGGTCGTGGGACAGAAGCGATATACTGGGAGCGACTTCGGGCAAAAATTAGTGACCATGTTCATGAAAGGCTTAAAACGGATGTGAAGGCTCTTACGAAAAAATGTAGAAGCTGTGGTAAAATTTTACCGTGGGATTTCCACTTTCCAATATGCGATGCTTGTCATGCTCATAAGAAAAGACGTCATGACCATTATTATGAGGGATATCAATAA
- a CDS encoding YjcZ family sporulation protein — translation MYGYGYGAAAPGCFTGAPVAPVAPVAGRGFALIVVLFILLVIIGAAWVTPAV, via the coding sequence ATGTACGGATATGGATATGGCGCTGCTGCTCCTGGTTGCTTTACTGGTGCTCCTGTAGCTCCTGTGGCTCCTGTAGCTGGTCGCGGTTTCGCTTTAATCGTGGTGCTATTCATTTTATTAGTAATCATTGGGGCTGCTTGGGTAACTCCAGCTGTCTAA
- a CDS encoding IS1182 family transposase: MLHHSRQMNLSFHSELYNLLIPEDHQLRIIHNKVDFSFIHEIVKKSYCEHYGRPANEPELLFRLLFLQTLYDLSDERMIKEAQVNLAYKWFIGINPEDSLPDPSQLSRFRKHRLGAQHVDKVLIEIVKQCQEKGIIKSKSLLIDSTHMQANASKRQPLEVLRKAASRLRRSVKKQHSALYHKLPSYPNVKDIPEEEQGKRWLHYLAQLGEEVEEALPDAEGSIKEKLHVAKQIVEDERLLSKKGIASAVDPEARFGWKSKSRSFFGYKTHIAMTEEEIITSIKVTTGTSDDGKQLRELVDQTKEQGIELEEVLGDTAYSSKGNLSYLQEHDIKASIPLNPSVYGNREEDLFRYDKETDQVMCPAGHWSFRKARQGKKNVGTNQTDTFYFDVTTCQSCPLREGCYKEGSKTKTYSISVLSKEHEQQMKYLETEEYKKRSKIRPIIEHKNAELKRFHGLTTAKYRGLFGVKIQVYLAAFTVNIKRMIKLEQLHMHS; the protein is encoded by the coding sequence ATGCTTCATCATTCAAGACAAATGAACTTATCCTTCCACTCAGAGCTTTATAATCTCCTCATACCTGAAGACCACCAATTACGAATTATACATAATAAAGTTGACTTTAGTTTTATCCATGAAATTGTAAAGAAGTCCTATTGTGAACATTACGGTCGCCCAGCCAACGAACCTGAACTATTATTTCGATTATTGTTTCTTCAAACTTTGTATGATCTCTCTGACGAACGAATGATAAAAGAAGCTCAGGTGAATTTAGCTTACAAATGGTTTATTGGAATTAACCCTGAAGATTCTTTACCTGACCCGTCTCAGCTTAGTCGCTTTCGCAAACATCGTTTGGGTGCTCAACATGTGGACAAAGTTCTTATTGAAATTGTGAAACAGTGTCAAGAAAAAGGGATAATCAAATCAAAATCACTTCTGATTGATTCTACACACATGCAAGCAAATGCGTCTAAAAGACAGCCATTAGAAGTCCTTCGAAAGGCCGCTTCGAGACTCCGAAGATCTGTTAAGAAGCAGCATAGTGCTTTGTATCATAAATTACCTTCCTATCCTAATGTCAAAGATATACCTGAAGAAGAACAAGGGAAACGATGGCTACATTATCTGGCTCAACTTGGAGAAGAGGTAGAAGAAGCTCTCCCTGACGCAGAAGGATCAATAAAAGAAAAATTACATGTCGCTAAGCAGATCGTAGAAGATGAACGATTACTATCAAAAAAGGGCATTGCTTCAGCGGTTGACCCAGAGGCAAGGTTTGGATGGAAGTCGAAATCACGCTCTTTTTTTGGCTATAAAACTCATATTGCCATGACTGAAGAAGAAATTATCACAAGTATAAAAGTAACAACTGGAACAAGTGATGATGGAAAACAACTAAGAGAATTGGTTGATCAAACAAAAGAACAAGGGATTGAGCTTGAGGAAGTTCTAGGAGATACCGCTTATTCATCAAAAGGAAATCTATCCTACTTACAAGAACACGACATAAAGGCATCTATCCCTTTAAATCCATCCGTTTATGGAAATAGAGAAGAAGACTTATTTCGTTACGACAAAGAGACGGACCAAGTAATGTGTCCTGCTGGGCATTGGAGTTTCCGTAAAGCTCGGCAAGGGAAAAAGAACGTAGGAACAAATCAAACAGATACATTTTACTTTGACGTAACTACTTGTCAATCATGCCCTTTACGGGAAGGTTGTTATAAAGAAGGTAGTAAAACAAAAACATATTCTATTTCTGTACTATCGAAAGAACATGAACAACAAATGAAATATCTAGAGACGGAAGAATACAAAAAGAGAAGTAAAATAAGACCGATTATCGAGCACAAAAATGCCGAGTTAAAAAGGTTTCATGGTCTGACTACGGCCAAATACCGTGGTCTATTTGGCGTGAAAATACAAGTCTATCTCGCCGCTTTTACAGTTAATATCAAGAGAATGATAAAGCTAGAACAACTACATATGCACTCGTAA
- a CDS encoding serine hydrolase domain-containing protein: MSKLNWLKFEDYIVEKMKQHHIPGCAVAVYSNGEVIYKNGFGYRDMITKRPVTPETIFGVASITKSFTALAVMRLEEAGFLSVEDAVTKHLPEFNLIGVDDMSQIKIYHLLTHTVGLAPMFRREELKKLKHHVAYLSEKEYERLGDPGEYFSYCNDTFLLLGAIIEKYTGKLYRRYVTESILNPLKMYRSTLSIDELGKYENVSVPYDYNKKTGQLEEKPWPKLGNYEIGGGIRSTVLDLLDYGQVFINGGKKLVSEETVKRMWQNPIKIINNTYYGYALQVTPNYANSTLVEHGGGQPGVSSHFGFVPEQKLIVSVLCNVSNVPADEIWLATVNTALALPIDKQRSIEPSFEISAERLTKFLGTYDSSEGGKATIFLENGKPMLEVNEETYSLRASNDHTLVIEMNERPITFYVDGDDQAWAILLGFRMLTRKKSWVPGT; encoded by the coding sequence TTGAGTAAATTGAATTGGTTAAAATTTGAAGATTATATAGTGGAGAAAATGAAACAACATCATATACCTGGGTGTGCAGTAGCTGTCTATTCGAACGGGGAAGTAATTTATAAAAATGGCTTCGGTTATCGAGATATGATTACAAAACGTCCAGTCACTCCTGAAACGATTTTCGGAGTTGCATCAATTACAAAATCTTTTACTGCTTTAGCAGTTATGAGATTAGAGGAAGCTGGATTTTTATCTGTAGAGGATGCGGTAACAAAACACTTACCTGAATTCAATTTAATTGGTGTAGACGATATGAGCCAGATAAAAATATATCATCTCCTTACACATACAGTAGGTTTAGCACCGATGTTTCGTCGAGAAGAGCTAAAGAAATTAAAACATCATGTTGCCTATCTATCGGAAAAGGAATATGAGAGGTTAGGTGATCCTGGTGAATATTTTAGTTATTGTAATGATACATTTTTGCTACTTGGGGCGATTATTGAAAAATACACTGGCAAATTGTACAGAAGATATGTCACTGAATCGATTTTAAATCCTCTAAAAATGTATCGTTCTACATTAAGTATTGATGAGCTAGGGAAATATGAAAATGTTTCAGTTCCATATGACTACAACAAAAAAACAGGGCAATTAGAAGAAAAGCCGTGGCCGAAACTTGGGAATTATGAAATAGGTGGCGGAATTCGTTCGACAGTTTTAGATTTATTGGATTATGGACAAGTGTTTATTAACGGTGGAAAGAAATTAGTCTCTGAAGAAACCGTAAAAAGAATGTGGCAAAATCCCATTAAAATCATTAATAACACATACTATGGCTATGCCTTGCAAGTAACACCTAATTATGCAAATTCAACATTAGTTGAACATGGGGGCGGGCAGCCAGGTGTTTCTTCGCATTTTGGGTTTGTTCCAGAACAAAAGCTGATTGTGTCTGTCCTATGTAACGTCTCTAATGTGCCAGCAGATGAAATTTGGCTAGCAACAGTCAATACCGCCCTTGCGTTACCAATTGATAAACAGCGTAGTATAGAACCTTCGTTTGAGATTTCGGCTGAGAGGTTGACGAAATTTCTTGGTACCTATGATTCGTCTGAAGGCGGAAAAGCGACGATTTTCCTAGAGAATGGGAAGCCAATGCTTGAAGTAAATGAAGAAACTTATTCATTAAGAGCGAGTAATGATCACACTCTTGTTATTGAAATGAATGAACGGCCAATAACGTTTTATGTAGATGGCGACGACCAAGCTTGGGCAATTTTATTAGGATTTAGAATGCTTACTAGGAAAAAGAGCTGGGTGCCAGGCACCTAG
- a CDS encoding DUF3231 family protein gives MSISHIDMTATEISYLWNTYHVQSLNVCLLSYFDAIVEDDEIKKINADSLKVSRKYLSEIKAIFISENIPIPIGFSEASDLNETKDRLYTDPFILFYQWFIAKGNLNFGSMAINTIARDDIFTFFQKYSSDALTLLDEARKLLLNKGLWIRAPYMPPSNELELVKKESFLNGWFGDTRPLLGIEISSLFYNQITNTLGLCVLNSFIQVTETKEIKDYFIKGKNIAAKHIEVQTNIFKKEEVATPSTWNSGVTTAKDAPFSEKLMLNLVAMLNAQGVSNYGIAISTSARRDIAMTFTTLAAEAAKYAEEGAQLLIEKGWMEAPPHAPKRIDN, from the coding sequence ATGAGTATAAGTCATATTGATATGACGGCAACAGAAATTAGTTATTTATGGAATACTTATCATGTCCAAAGTTTGAATGTTTGTCTATTGAGCTATTTTGATGCTATTGTCGAAGATGATGAAATAAAGAAAATCAATGCAGATAGTCTAAAGGTAAGCAGAAAATATTTAAGTGAGATTAAAGCTATTTTTATTAGCGAAAATATACCAATCCCAATTGGTTTTTCAGAAGCATCAGATTTAAATGAAACAAAAGACCGATTATACACAGACCCATTTATATTATTTTACCAATGGTTTATAGCTAAGGGGAATTTAAACTTTGGTTCAATGGCAATTAATACGATTGCAAGAGATGATATTTTTACGTTTTTTCAAAAGTATTCTTCGGATGCCCTTACATTGCTCGACGAAGCTAGAAAGCTTCTCTTAAACAAAGGTTTATGGATCAGGGCACCTTATATGCCACCTTCAAACGAACTTGAACTTGTAAAAAAAGAGAGTTTCTTAAATGGTTGGTTTGGCGACACTCGCCCATTACTCGGTATAGAGATATCGAGTCTCTTTTATAATCAAATTACGAATACACTTGGGTTATGTGTGTTGAATAGTTTTATTCAGGTAACTGAAACAAAAGAAATAAAAGACTATTTTATTAAAGGAAAGAACATCGCAGCTAAACATATTGAGGTACAAACGAATATTTTTAAGAAAGAAGAAGTTGCAACTCCTTCAACGTGGAATTCTGGCGTTACAACAGCTAAGGACGCACCTTTTTCTGAGAAATTGATGCTAAATCTTGTCGCAATGCTAAATGCTCAAGGGGTGAGTAATTATGGGATAGCCATTTCTACTTCAGCAAGAAGGGATATTGCCATGACCTTTACCACACTTGCCGCTGAAGCAGCAAAGTATGCAGAGGAAGGCGCACAGTTATTAATTGAAAAAGGATGGATGGAAGCTCCACCACATGCTCCAAAGCGCATAGATAATTAG
- a CDS encoding SRPBCC family protein — MGTPDIQKNIVLNAAIEKVWNAVATSEGINSWFMPNDFKPEEGYVFTIQSPFGPTSCKVLKVDATNQVVITWGEAGWEVSFELKDLGDKTELTLVHSGWGEPNEKVQGPGPDMTNLQIRTTMDMGWEGLLNNGLRNAVEA, encoded by the coding sequence ATGGGAACACCAGATATTCAAAAAAACATAGTACTAAATGCAGCAATTGAAAAGGTTTGGAATGCAGTAGCAACCTCTGAGGGGATTAACTCCTGGTTTATGCCAAATGACTTTAAACCTGAAGAAGGGTATGTATTTACAATTCAATCTCCTTTTGGACCAACTTCTTGTAAGGTTTTAAAGGTAGATGCTACAAACCAAGTCGTCATTACTTGGGGCGAAGCAGGTTGGGAAGTTTCATTTGAGCTTAAAGACTTAGGAGACAAAACGGAATTGACCCTCGTTCATTCAGGGTGGGGGGAGCCTAATGAAAAGGTTCAAGGTCCGGGACCAGATATGACAAATTTACAAATCAGAACGACGATGGATATGGGCTGGGAAGGACTTCTTAATAACGGCCTTCGTAACGCTGTGGAGGCTTAG